From a single Erpetoichthys calabaricus chromosome 1, fErpCal1.3, whole genome shotgun sequence genomic region:
- the LOC114642026 gene encoding uncharacterized protein LOC114642026 — protein sequence MEVFSLLNMLLLMYFTVMMWFSQSRATVTKNPVPPETEVLFQCSLSGNDMMWRWTPKYPLCTDPQDLSKDKIILIASGVDGRHVNEKRFKNRLTVNEYANGTHALVLSDSIVSDSGRFICANVKEEKESYDLEVLPGCYKGVDISSRHSLSKLRSRDKIQFSCTPCDKTTTDTYKWKLNRQIPDGEEGISWTTTTLTINKMTEDTEGKLECISKKNSSLTSEICLQMDSSTNKNDLNKKTTPYYPINIDAGDMGKKEDMSKVTLLSVVITITAFCIICALLLGVWFYKRIKLKRSKQAYGSREKEREGVRQEPTLDKAPDQYTHLHGPIKISIQSKPQVFGDVGVKLEFL from the exons ATGGAGGTATTCTCTTTGTTGAATATGTTGCTCCTGATGTATTTTACTGTCATGATGTGGTTTTCTCAAAGCAGAGCTACAG ttacaAAAAATCCAGTTCCACCAGAAACAGAGGTTTTATTTCAATGTTCATTATCTGGGAATGACATGATGTGGAGATGGACTCCTAAATACCCACTTTGTACAGATCCTCAGGACCTAAGCAAAGACAAAATAATTTTGATTGCATCAGGAGTAGATGGTAGGCATGTAAATGAAAAGAGGTTCAAGAACCGCCTAACAGTGAATGAATATGCAAATGGAACACATGCTCTAGTACTGAGTGACTCCATTGTGAGTGATTCTGGAAGATTCATTTGTGCAAatgttaaagaagaaaaagaatcgtATGACCTTGAGGTTTTACCAG GATGCTATAAGGGTGTTGACATTTCATCTAGACACAGTTTAAGTAAACTAAGGAGCAGAGATAAAATTCAATTTTCTTGCACTCCTTGTGATAAAACAACAACAGATACATACAAGTGGAAACTGAACAGACAAATTCCTGATGGTGAAGAGGGAATAAGTTGGACAACAACTACTCTcacaattaataaaatgacagaagACACTGAAGGGAAACTGGAGTGCATTTCAAAAAAGAATAGTTCACTGACTTCAGAAATCTGCTTACAAATGGACTCATCCACAAATAAAAATGACTTGAACAAGAAAACCACACCATATTATCCAATTAACATTGATGCAGGAGatatggggaaaaaagaagacaTGTCCAAAG TAACCTTGCTGTCAGTGGTTATCACGATCACCGCTTTCTGCATCATCTGTGCTCTTTTGTTAGGAGTTTGGTTTTACAAAAGGATAAAATTAAAGAG GTCCAAGCAGGCGTATG GTAGCAGGGAGAAGGAAAGAGAAGGtgtaaggcaggagccaactctggacaaggcaccagaCCAGTATACTCACCTACATGGGCCAATTAAAATCTCCATTCAGTCTAAACCACAGGTCTTTGGGGACGTGGGAGTAAAACTGGAGtttctctaa